From a single Candidatus Izimaplasma bacterium HR1 genomic region:
- the prs gene encoding Ribose-phosphate pyrophosphokinase — MARILGHNIKLFSLSANPQIAEEISEFTGIPLSKIELNRFADGEIGVNLPETVRGHHVFLVQPTHEPVNENIMELLITIDAMRRASAKNINVIMPYYGYSRQDRKSKSRQPISAKLVANLITVAGATRVLSMDLHAGQIQGFFDIPIDNFRAMPLIVDYFSKKKFKDDIVIVAPDHGGAVRARKMGDVMHCPIAIIDKRRPKPNVAEVMGIVGDVEGKVAILIDDMIDTAGTITAAARALVARGAKEVYAACTHPLLSPPAVDRINESPLKEVVCMNTIMLPDHKKSDKIIQLSAGQLIGRGVLNIIKDKPLSSLFEYEAFVSEDK, encoded by the coding sequence ATGGCAAGAATATTAGGTCACAATATTAAGTTATTTAGTCTAAGTGCAAATCCTCAAATTGCTGAGGAAATTTCTGAATTTACTGGTATTCCACTAAGTAAAATTGAATTAAACCGTTTTGCAGATGGTGAGATTGGAGTTAATCTACCTGAAACAGTACGAGGACATCATGTTTTCTTAGTACAACCAACTCATGAACCTGTAAATGAAAATATTATGGAATTATTGATAACAATTGATGCAATGAGAAGAGCATCTGCTAAGAATATAAATGTGATTATGCCGTATTATGGTTATTCTAGACAAGATCGTAAGTCTAAGTCAAGACAACCAATATCTGCAAAATTAGTTGCTAACCTAATAACAGTTGCTGGTGCAACGCGAGTATTATCTATGGATTTACATGCAGGACAAATTCAAGGATTCTTTGATATTCCGATTGATAATTTCCGCGCTATGCCTTTAATTGTTGATTATTTCTCAAAGAAAAAATTTAAAGATGATATAGTTATAGTTGCTCCTGATCACGGTGGAGCAGTAAGAGCAAGAAAAATGGGAGATGTAATGCATTGTCCTATAGCGATTATAGATAAAAGAAGACCAAAACCAAATGTTGCAGAAGTAATGGGAATAGTTGGAGATGTTGAGGGTAAAGTAGCCATATTAATTGATGACATGATTGATACAGCAGGGACAATTACTGCAGCAGCTAGAGCTTTAGTAGCTAGAGGAGCAAAAGAAGTTTATGCAGCATGTACACATCCTTTGCTTAGTCCACCAGCAGTTGATCGTATTAACGAGTCGCCTTTAAAAGAAGTTGTATGTATGAATACAATTATGTTACCTGATCATAAGAAATCAGATAAAATAATTCAATTAAGTGCAGGACAATTGATTGGTCGAGGTGTATTAAACATAATTAAAGATAAACCATTAAGTAGTTTGTTTGAATATGAGGCTTTCGTATCAGAAGATAAATAA
- the rmuC gene encoding DNA recombination protein RmuC encodes MSTGEIIITILVGLVLVIEIMRLTQKQGNNNHDDIIDNLKNETGKSLNTLVKELSEMNISINKSINESSKDNIKDLGEFKEGLTKNIVGNFDLMNKRIEEQMDRINKKVEDRLNDGFKKTNETFTNIVQRLSKIDEAQKNIEKLSSDVVSLQHLLTDKKARGTFGEVQLNHILSSIFGENNQKIFGTQVTLSNGKIVDALLYLPEEMGNLAVDSKFPLENYQKMVDRELSDRDRELAGRAFKQDMKKHIDAIATKYIIPAETSDQAVLFVPAEAIFAEINAYHQEIVDYAQRKRVWIASPTTLMSLLTTVQVLLRNVERDKYAKVIQEELVKLGDEFNRYQERWDKLSRNIDTVNKSVKEIHTTSSKIGKRFQAISQVNIENDQIEDK; translated from the coding sequence ATGAGCACAGGGGAAATAATTATTACAATATTAGTCGGATTAGTTTTAGTAATTGAAATTATGAGATTAACACAAAAACAAGGAAACAATAATCATGATGACATTATAGATAATCTTAAAAATGAAACAGGTAAATCGCTTAATACTTTAGTTAAAGAGTTATCAGAAATGAATATTTCTATAAATAAATCTATTAATGAATCTTCAAAAGATAATATCAAAGACTTAGGTGAATTCAAAGAAGGATTAACTAAAAACATTGTTGGAAATTTTGACTTAATGAATAAAAGAATTGAAGAACAAATGGACCGAATTAATAAAAAGGTTGAAGACAGGTTAAATGATGGATTTAAAAAAACAAACGAGACTTTTACTAACATAGTTCAAAGATTATCGAAAATTGATGAAGCTCAAAAAAATATTGAAAAATTATCTAGCGATGTGGTTTCATTACAGCATTTACTTACTGATAAAAAAGCTAGAGGTACATTTGGTGAAGTCCAATTGAATCATATACTATCAAGTATTTTCGGGGAGAATAATCAAAAAATCTTTGGAACTCAAGTTACATTATCAAATGGTAAAATAGTTGACGCATTACTTTATTTACCTGAAGAAATGGGGAATCTTGCAGTAGATTCAAAATTCCCACTAGAAAACTATCAAAAAATGGTAGATAGGGAATTATCTGATAGAGATAGAGAATTAGCTGGAAGAGCATTTAAACAAGATATGAAGAAACATATTGACGCTATTGCTACTAAGTATATAATTCCTGCTGAAACAAGTGATCAAGCTGTTTTGTTCGTTCCTGCAGAAGCTATATTTGCAGAGATAAATGCATATCATCAGGAAATAGTTGATTATGCACAAAGAAAAAGAGTATGGATAGCATCTCCAACAACATTGATGAGTCTTTTAACTACAGTGCAAGTATTATTGAGGAACGTAGAAAGAGATAAATATGCCAAAGTTATTCAAGAAGAACTTGTGAAACTTGGTGATGAGTTTAATAGATATCAAGAACGTTGGGACAAACTGTCAAGAAATATAGACACAGTTAACAAGAGTGTTAAAGAAATTCACACTACTAGCTCTAAAATTGGTAAGAGATTCCAAGCTATATCTCAAGTTAACATTGAGAATGATCAAATTGAAGACAAGTAA
- a CDS encoding putative oxidoreductase, translating into MEKREIKVNGKREQVSLLGFGCMRFPTKDGEIDTKVSKEMIYKAVENGVNYIDTAYPYHGGKSELFVKEVIQELDRNSFFLADKLPIWDCKTKEDVDRIFHEQLEKCGVEYFDFYLIHAVNKDRIEEVKNLDLFATLEKYKNEGKIRNIGFSFHDDLDAFKLWADLYDWDFVQIQLNYMDIEHQQGMEGYEILTKKGIPVIIMEPVKGGSLAKFNEKIESKLKSYNKEASIASWAFRWVASLPNVKVVLSGMSTLEQVEDNLKTFNNFIPFNEEEYKIIKEVRNDIHDLSKVECTSCNYCMPCPHGVDIPKNFRAYNNHSMYENDNYIKWVVEDMNKQSSLASFCIECGECLPKCPQFIEIPTRLIEFDGYLEEKRLKNWK; encoded by the coding sequence ATGGAAAAAAGAGAAATCAAAGTAAATGGGAAAAGAGAACAAGTATCACTACTTGGATTTGGATGTATGAGATTTCCAACAAAAGATGGAGAGATTGATACAAAAGTATCAAAAGAAATGATATATAAAGCTGTAGAAAATGGCGTTAATTATATTGATACTGCTTATCCATATCATGGAGGTAAAAGTGAACTGTTTGTTAAAGAAGTTATTCAAGAATTAGATAGAAATTCATTTTTTCTAGCCGACAAATTACCAATATGGGATTGCAAGACAAAAGAAGATGTTGATCGTATTTTTCATGAGCAATTAGAGAAATGTGGAGTAGAATATTTTGATTTCTACTTAATTCATGCGGTTAATAAGGATAGAATAGAAGAAGTGAAAAATCTTGATTTATTCGCAACATTAGAAAAATACAAAAACGAAGGTAAGATAAGAAATATAGGATTTAGTTTTCATGATGATTTAGACGCATTTAAATTGTGGGCTGATTTATATGATTGGGACTTTGTGCAAATTCAACTAAATTATATGGATATTGAACATCAACAAGGGATGGAAGGTTACGAAATTCTTACCAAAAAAGGGATTCCCGTAATTATAATGGAACCTGTTAAAGGTGGTAGTTTAGCTAAGTTCAATGAGAAAATAGAAAGTAAGCTTAAAAGTTACAATAAAGAAGCTTCTATAGCATCTTGGGCTTTTAGGTGGGTAGCTAGTTTACCAAATGTTAAAGTAGTTTTAAGTGGAATGAGCACTTTAGAACAAGTTGAAGACAATTTAAAGACATTCAATAACTTTATACCGTTTAATGAAGAAGAATATAAGATTATTAAAGAAGTTAGAAATGACATTCATGATTTATCAAAAGTAGAATGTACATCGTGTAATTATTGTATGCCTTGTCCTCATGGAGTGGATATCCCTAAGAATTTCCGTGCTTACAATAATCATTCAATGTACGAAAATGATAATTATATAAAATGGGTAGTTGAGGATATGAACAAACAAAGCTCTTTAGCAAGTTTTTGCATTGAATGCGGGGAATGCTTACCAAAATGTCCTCAATTCATAGAAATACCAACAAGATTAATTGAATTTGATGGTTATTTAGAAGAAAAAAGGTTAAAAAATTGGAAATAA
- the rsmA gene encoding Ribosomal RNA small subunit methyltransferase A, which yields MAKIGTIGTTKNTLKKHDFHIKKKFGQNFLTDQNILRRITDIASIDKETLVVEIGPGLGSMTELLLEKAKNVLAYEIDKDLVPILLDNLKDDRLILINDDILKRNIDEDITNLNSTYSNIVLVANLPYYITTPIIMKVLEESTQVKELVIMMQLEVARRFTSVPSTKDYNSLSVVIQFKTESKIALKVPKTVFVPAPNVDSAVIHMKVKEKIEPFPNDLEVFYKLVRTSFTQRRKTLVNNLSSGFSITKDKLSNTLVDLGFSQSVRAEELTVNDFITLSNEFNRDIL from the coding sequence ATGGCGAAAATAGGAACAATTGGGACCACAAAAAACACATTAAAGAAACATGATTTTCATATTAAGAAGAAGTTTGGCCAGAATTTTCTTACGGATCAAAATATATTAAGAAGAATAACTGATATTGCATCAATAGATAAAGAAACTTTGGTAGTTGAAATTGGTCCTGGGTTAGGAAGTATGACTGAACTACTACTTGAAAAAGCAAAAAATGTCTTAGCTTATGAAATTGACAAGGATTTAGTGCCAATTTTACTAGACAATCTTAAAGATGATAGATTAATCCTAATAAATGATGATATTTTAAAGAGAAACATAGACGAGGACATTACCAATTTAAATAGCACATATAGTAATATAGTATTAGTGGCAAATTTACCATATTATATAACGACACCAATTATTATGAAGGTTCTAGAAGAATCTACTCAAGTAAAAGAATTAGTTATTATGATGCAATTAGAAGTAGCTAGAAGGTTCACTTCTGTTCCAAGCACGAAAGACTACAATTCATTAAGTGTGGTAATCCAATTTAAAACAGAATCAAAAATAGCCCTTAAAGTACCTAAAACTGTCTTTGTACCTGCACCTAATGTTGATAGTGCAGTAATACATATGAAGGTGAAAGAGAAGATAGAACCTTTTCCAAATGATTTAGAAGTATTCTATAAATTAGTTAGGACTTCTTTTACGCAAAGAAGAAAAACATTAGTAAACAACTTATCTAGTGGCTTCTCTATTACTAAAGATAAACTTTCAAACACATTGGTAGACCTTGGGTTTAGCCAAAGTGTTCGTGCAGAAGAATTAACTGTAAATGATTTTATAACACTATCAAATGAATTTAATAGAGATATCTTATAG
- the asnS gene encoding Asparagine--tRNA ligase produces the protein MKYSVRQLYKVHEKLEQKEITLFGWVRNNRAQKEFGFLNLNDGTFFETIQVVYENEFLENFKEVQKYRVGVSVRIKGVLINTPERKQPFEIKAREIELIGDSQEDYPIQPKRHTKEFLRENAHLRPRTNLFSAVFRVRSILNHAIHTFFQERDFVHVAAPLITASDAEGAGETFKITTLDLDKLPRTDKGEIDFKQDFFQKKTNLTVSGQLEAEVFAMAFRDVYTFGPTFRAENSNTTTHASEFWMIEPEIAFADLGDDMDLAEEMLKYVIKYIMEKAPEEMQFFNKFVQKGLIDKLNKVVTSSFIRITHKEAVQTLLDANEKFENKPSFGEDLATEHEKYLVKHFDGPVFIIDWPKDIKAFYMRLNDDNETVAAMDLLVPGSGELIGGSQREERLEFLEKRMEEMNVPKEDLWWYLDLRKYGGCKHAGFGLGFDRMLMYLTGIENIRDVIPFPRTPRNCEF, from the coding sequence ATGAAATATTCAGTAAGACAGCTTTACAAAGTACATGAAAAATTGGAACAAAAAGAGATTACATTGTTTGGGTGGGTTAGAAATAATCGTGCTCAAAAAGAGTTCGGTTTCCTTAATCTAAATGATGGGACATTTTTTGAAACTATCCAAGTAGTATATGAAAATGAGTTTCTAGAAAATTTTAAAGAAGTTCAAAAATATCGTGTTGGTGTAAGTGTTAGAATCAAAGGTGTTTTAATAAACACACCTGAAAGGAAACAACCTTTCGAGATAAAAGCACGAGAGATTGAACTAATAGGAGATTCTCAAGAAGATTACCCTATTCAACCTAAAAGACATACAAAAGAGTTTTTAAGAGAAAACGCTCATTTAAGACCTAGAACTAACTTGTTTAGTGCTGTCTTTAGAGTGAGAAGTATTTTAAACCATGCGATTCATACTTTCTTCCAAGAAAGAGATTTTGTACACGTTGCAGCCCCCCTTATTACAGCAAGTGATGCGGAAGGAGCAGGAGAAACTTTTAAAATAACAACTCTTGATTTAGATAAATTACCTAGAACTGATAAAGGCGAAATTGATTTTAAACAAGATTTCTTCCAAAAGAAAACAAACTTAACAGTTTCAGGACAGTTAGAAGCTGAAGTCTTTGCAATGGCATTCAGAGATGTCTATACATTTGGACCAACATTTAGAGCAGAAAACTCAAATACAACAACTCATGCTAGTGAATTTTGGATGATTGAACCCGAAATCGCATTTGCTGATCTTGGTGACGATATGGATTTAGCTGAAGAAATGCTTAAGTATGTAATTAAATATATTATGGAAAAAGCACCTGAAGAAATGCAATTTTTTAATAAGTTTGTTCAAAAAGGACTCATTGACAAGTTAAATAAAGTTGTAACTAGTAGTTTTATAAGAATAACCCATAAAGAAGCCGTTCAAACGTTGCTTGATGCGAATGAAAAATTTGAAAATAAGCCTTCATTTGGTGAAGATTTAGCTACAGAACATGAGAAATATTTAGTTAAACATTTTGATGGACCAGTTTTTATAATTGATTGGCCTAAAGATATTAAAGCTTTTTATATGAGATTAAATGATGATAATGAAACAGTTGCAGCTATGGATTTACTTGTACCAGGTAGTGGTGAACTAATTGGTGGTAGCCAAAGAGAAGAACGTTTAGAATTTCTCGAAAAACGTATGGAAGAGATGAATGTACCTAAAGAAGACCTCTGGTGGTATTTAGATCTTAGAAAATATGGAGGGTGTAAGCATGCTGGATTTGGATTAGGATTTGACAGAATGTTAATGTACTTAACAGGTATTGAAAATATTAGAGATGTAATTCCATTCCCAAGAACACCTAGAAACTGCGAATTTTAG
- the hflK_2 gene encoding Modulator of FtsH protease HflK: MPGFGWILLGALVLFALILLSQAVIVVQQANRYVIERLGKYSKSLNAGIQFVVPFVDRIAKRVSLKEQVVDFAPQPVITKDNVTMQIDTVVFYMVTDAKLFTYGVNNPLRAIENLTATTLRNIIGDLELDESLTSRDQINAKMRIILDEATDPWGIKIIRVEVKNIIPPKDIREAMEKQMRAERERRQSILLAEGEKKSSILTAEGDKQAKILRAEAEKEVRIREAEGKAKAILEVQSATAEGIKLINNAQASEAFLRLEAYKAMIEVANGQSTKLIIPSDMQGLVGLAGTLAETIKK; this comes from the coding sequence ATGCCAGGTTTTGGTTGGATTTTATTAGGTGCATTAGTATTATTTGCACTAATATTGCTTTCACAAGCAGTCATTGTAGTACAACAAGCAAACAGATACGTTATTGAAAGATTAGGTAAGTATAGTAAATCTTTAAACGCAGGGATTCAATTTGTAGTTCCATTCGTAGATCGTATTGCTAAAAGAGTTTCATTAAAAGAACAGGTAGTTGATTTTGCACCACAGCCAGTTATCACAAAGGATAACGTTACAATGCAAATTGATACTGTAGTATTCTATATGGTTACTGATGCCAAATTATTTACTTATGGTGTTAATAATCCACTTAGAGCAATCGAAAATTTAACAGCTACTACATTACGTAATATCATCGGGGATTTAGAATTAGATGAATCATTAACTTCTCGTGATCAAATCAATGCTAAAATGAGAATTATCTTAGATGAAGCAACAGATCCATGGGGAATAAAAATTATCCGTGTAGAAGTTAAAAACATCATACCACCAAAAGACATCCGTGAAGCAATGGAAAAACAAATGCGTGCTGAACGTGAACGTCGTCAGTCTATCTTATTAGCTGAAGGTGAGAAAAAGTCTTCAATCCTTACTGCCGAGGGTGATAAACAAGCTAAAATTTTACGTGCAGAAGCAGAAAAAGAAGTACGAATTCGTGAAGCAGAAGGTAAGGCAAAAGCAATTCTTGAAGTACAATCAGCAACAGCTGAAGGTATTAAACTAATCAACAATGCTCAAGCAAGTGAAGCATTCTTAAGATTAGAAGCATACAAAGCAATGATTGAAGTAGCTAATGGACAATCAACTAAATTGATTATTCCATCAGATATGCAGGGTCTAGTTGGTTTAGCCGGTACTTTAGCTGAAACAATCAAAAAATAA
- the rnmV gene encoding Ribonuclease M5 — protein MEIIKEVVVVEGYHDLAKLKAIYDEIDVIITNGSEISDDTLNELKMLNKKRGLILFLDPDYQGERIRKQINDFVGETKHAFLPKEKCINKNKTKVGIEHASKVDIFDALKNVLETKEQTINQITFQDLCELKLIGCNNARQNREILTNNLGIGLSNGKSILRKLNMFGFIKEDIINNIKR, from the coding sequence TTGGAAATAATAAAAGAGGTTGTGGTAGTTGAAGGTTACCATGACCTTGCTAAATTAAAAGCAATATATGATGAGATAGATGTTATCATTACTAACGGTAGTGAGATTAGTGATGATACTCTCAACGAGTTAAAAATGTTAAACAAAAAAAGAGGTCTTATTTTATTCTTGGATCCAGATTATCAAGGTGAAAGAATAAGAAAGCAAATAAATGACTTTGTTGGTGAAACTAAACATGCCTTTCTACCAAAGGAAAAGTGCATCAATAAAAATAAGACAAAAGTAGGGATTGAACATGCTTCAAAAGTGGATATATTTGATGCGTTAAAAAATGTCCTAGAAACCAAAGAACAGACAATCAACCAAATAACTTTTCAAGACTTATGTGAACTGAAATTGATAGGGTGTAATAATGCAAGACAAAACAGGGAAATTTTAACAAATAATCTTGGAATAGGACTTAGTAACGGGAAGAGTATTTTACGAAAATTAAACATGTTTGGTTTTATAAAAGAGGATATAATCAATAATATTAAGAGGTGA
- the ispE gene encoding 4-diphosphocytidyl-2-C-methyl-D-erythritol kinase produces the protein MIKEKAYAKINLFLNVTAKRIDGFHDLEMVMAAIDLFDVLTFKLLKTKDIIIKSNVQITKEVRDNLVYKIAKGLQSDFDIDYGVEINITKNIPIAAGLAGGSADAAAALRGLNKLWKIGLSLDDLSMIGKNYGSDIPFCIYNKLCVARGKGEEIVFLDKKLRLPVLIINPNVRIQTADVFNLVKKEELLSKKISNMTSGIYNGNYNLIENELFNSLERYAFEIEPKISEIKNQIRNLGVNGVLMSGSGATIFAISKDKKKLKRILEVFNDLYFKKLTKIR, from the coding sequence ATGATTAAAGAGAAAGCTTATGCGAAAATTAATTTGTTCTTAAATGTAACTGCAAAAAGAATTGATGGATTCCATGATTTAGAAATGGTTATGGCAGCAATTGATCTTTTTGATGTACTTACATTTAAATTATTGAAGACAAAAGATATCATTATCAAATCAAATGTGCAAATTACTAAAGAAGTTAGAGACAATCTTGTTTATAAGATTGCAAAAGGACTACAAAGCGACTTTGACATTGATTATGGAGTAGAAATTAATATAACGAAGAATATACCAATTGCTGCAGGACTTGCTGGAGGTAGTGCAGATGCTGCCGCAGCACTAAGAGGATTAAACAAATTGTGGAAAATAGGATTATCACTCGATGATTTATCCATGATTGGGAAGAATTATGGTTCAGATATTCCTTTCTGTATTTATAACAAGCTATGTGTAGCTAGAGGAAAAGGAGAAGAAATAGTATTTCTCGATAAAAAGCTTAGATTACCTGTTTTAATCATTAATCCAAATGTAAGAATTCAAACTGCAGACGTATTCAACTTAGTAAAGAAAGAAGAATTGTTATCTAAAAAGATATCCAATATGACATCTGGGATTTACAATGGAAACTATAATTTGATAGAGAACGAGTTATTCAATTCGTTAGAGAGATATGCATTCGAAATAGAACCAAAAATTTCAGAAATAAAGAACCAAATTAGGAATCTAGGTGTGAATGGAGTATTAATGAGTGGTAGTGGAGCTACAATTTTCGCTATAAGTAAAGATAAGAAGAAACTGAAGAGAATATTAGAAGTATTTAATGATTTATATTTCAAAAAATTGACCAAAATACGATAA
- the spoVG gene encoding Putative septation protein SpoVG: MNITDVRVKKFNGQNRLKAIAAITIDECFVVHELRIIDGKAGLFVAMPSRKMPNGEFKDVAHPINQETRNEIENAVIEAYNQLPEE; encoded by the coding sequence ATGAACATAACAGACGTAAGAGTAAAGAAATTCAACGGCCAAAACAGATTGAAAGCAATTGCCGCGATTACAATAGACGAATGTTTTGTGGTTCATGAGCTACGCATTATCGATGGGAAAGCTGGTTTATTTGTAGCAATGCCAAGCCGTAAAATGCCTAATGGAGAGTTTAAGGATGTTGCTCATCCTATTAATCAAGAAACTCGAAATGAAATCGAGAATGCTGTGATTGAAGCCTATAACCAACTGCCTGAGGAATAG
- the dagK gene encoding Diacylglycerol kinase: MKTCKIIYNPTSGKKDFENHLDYVVKRIESEGYKVTVEATFRPKHAITLAKNACKEMVDLLVISGGDGTFHECLNGISKSEFSPVIGYIPSGTACDLASTLKIPKDVVSAVDIILNGEVVKMDYTNSNKGSFIYVTAIGTYVDISYVTDSKTKKYLGYLAYLITGIKEFFTIPMIKTKIEHDNGFLRGYYSLILVVNSKKVAGFNIVNKPILDDGKVDVVVYKYIPLLNNIIYFISFLLSPKILPGVRKFRTSNLKIYTNHPHKWNMDGEEADSGNLVIQVQKQALNIIINPKIKDKYFKEQ; encoded by the coding sequence ATGAAGACATGTAAAATAATATATAATCCAACAAGTGGTAAGAAGGATTTTGAAAATCATTTGGATTATGTCGTAAAAAGAATTGAAAGTGAAGGATACAAAGTAACTGTTGAAGCAACCTTTAGACCAAAGCATGCTATAACATTAGCAAAAAATGCTTGTAAGGAAATGGTTGATTTATTGGTTATTTCTGGAGGAGACGGAACATTTCACGAATGTTTGAATGGAATTTCAAAAAGTGAATTTTCTCCAGTTATCGGCTATATTCCATCAGGAACAGCTTGTGATTTAGCTAGTACTTTGAAAATACCTAAAGATGTTGTTTCTGCAGTAGATATAATCCTAAATGGTGAAGTTGTCAAAATGGATTATACAAACAGTAATAAAGGATCTTTTATTTATGTAACAGCAATAGGAACATATGTTGATATATCCTATGTAACAGATTCAAAAACAAAAAAGTATCTTGGTTACTTAGCCTATTTGATTACAGGGATAAAAGAATTCTTTACTATTCCAATGATTAAAACAAAGATAGAACATGATAATGGCTTTTTAAGAGGATATTATTCACTGATACTTGTTGTAAACTCTAAAAAAGTAGCTGGGTTCAATATCGTAAATAAACCCATATTAGATGATGGTAAAGTAGATGTAGTAGTTTATAAGTATATTCCACTATTAAATAATATCATATACTTCATTTCATTTTTACTAAGTCCAAAAATTTTACCTGGAGTAAGAAAATTTCGGACTTCCAACTTAAAAATATACACTAATCACCCCCATAAGTGGAATATGGATGGGGAAGAAGCAGATAGTGGTAATCTAGTAATTCAAGTGCAGAAACAGGCACTTAATATAATTATTAACCCAAAAATTAAAGACAAGTACTTTAAGGAGCAGTGA
- the pta_1 gene encoding Phosphate acetyltransferase produces the protein MANIINELKEKIKGKGLKIVFPESNDERIVEAAVRLAKEGLVNPILIKTDKGIPEKFDTSKCTIIDPKEYEEFDKMVEAFVLRRKGKATEEQARTMLLDENYFGTMLVYLNKADGLVSGACHSTGDTVRPALQIIKTKPGIRRTFGYFLMVRDNEKYIFGDCAINPNPEAEDLAQFAIESAKAAEMFGIVPKVALLSFSTNGSAKTEEAEKVLKATKLAQEANSGYAIDGEMQFDAAFVPSVGIKKYPGSKVAGHANTFIFPDLNSGNIGYKIAQRLGGFEAMGPILAGLNSPVNDLSRGCDSEDAYNTSIITAAQSLLN, from the coding sequence ATGGCAAATATCATTAACGAATTAAAAGAGAAAATTAAAGGAAAAGGGCTAAAAATAGTGTTTCCTGAATCAAATGACGAAAGAATAGTTGAAGCTGCAGTAAGACTTGCAAAAGAAGGATTAGTAAATCCTATTTTAATTAAGACAGACAAAGGAATTCCAGAAAAATTTGACACTTCAAAGTGCACTATCATTGATCCTAAAGAATACGAAGAGTTTGATAAAATGGTTGAAGCATTTGTGTTAAGAAGAAAAGGAAAAGCCACTGAGGAACAAGCAAGAACAATGCTGTTGGATGAAAATTATTTTGGTACTATGCTTGTATACCTGAATAAAGCAGATGGATTAGTAAGTGGGGCTTGTCACTCGACAGGTGATACGGTACGACCTGCTTTACAAATTATTAAAACAAAACCAGGTATAAGAAGAACATTTGGTTATTTCTTAATGGTTAGAGACAACGAGAAATATATATTTGGTGATTGTGCTATTAATCCAAATCCAGAGGCAGAAGATTTAGCACAATTTGCTATTGAATCAGCGAAAGCAGCTGAAATGTTTGGAATAGTACCTAAAGTTGCATTATTATCATTTAGTACTAATGGTAGTGCTAAAACAGAAGAAGCAGAAAAAGTATTAAAGGCAACTAAATTAGCTCAAGAGGCTAATTCTGGTTATGCTATTGATGGAGAAATGCAATTTGACGCAGCCTTTGTCCCTAGTGTTGGAATTAAGAAATATCCAGGAAGCAAAGTTGCAGGACATGCAAATACATTTATATTCCCTGATCTAAATAGTGGAAATATTGGATACAAAATAGCACAAAGACTTGGTGGTTTCGAAGCTATGGGTCCCATCTTAGCAGGACTAAATAGCCCCGTAAACGACTTGTCTCGTGGTTGCGATAGCGAAGATGCTTACAATACTTCTATCATCACAGCAGCACAATCATTATTAAATTAA